One window from the genome of Anolis sagrei isolate rAnoSag1 chromosome 4, rAnoSag1.mat, whole genome shotgun sequence encodes:
- the CHMP4B gene encoding charged multivesicular body protein 4b: MSGLLGKLFGTGPGGKGGGKGPSPQEAIQRLRDTEEMLSKKQEFLEKKIEQELAAARKHGTKNKRAALQALKRKKRYEKQLAQIDGTLSTIEFQREALENANTNTEVLKNMGFAAKAMKAAHDNMDIDKVDELMQDIAEQQELADEISTAISKPVGIGEEFDEDELMAELEELEQEELDKNLLEISGPETVPLPNVPSISLPSKPAKKKEEEEDDDMKELEAWAENM, from the exons CTCAGGAGGCCATCCAGCGGCTGCGCGACACCGAGGAGATGCTGAGCAAGAAGCAGGAGTTCCTCGAGAAGAAGATCGAGCAGGAGCTGGCCGCCGCCCGGAAGCACGGCACCAAGAACAAGCGCG CTGCACTTCAAGCCCTAAAACGAAAGAAGAGATATGAGAAGCAGCTTGCACAAATAGATGGCACGTTATCAACAATTGAATTCCAGAGGGAAGCCCTGGAGAATGCCAACACCAATACAGAAGTGCTCAAGAATATGGGCTTTGCTGCTAAAGCAATGAAAGCTGCTCATGACAACAT GGATATTGACAAAGTAGATGAACTTATGCAAGATATTGCAGAACAGCAGGAGTTAGCAGATGAAATTTCAACAGCTATCTCCAAGCCTGTAGGAATTGGGGAAGAATTTGATGAG GATGAACTGATGGCTGAGCTAGAGGAATTAGAACAGGAAGAACTGGATAAAAACTTACTGGAAATCAGTGGCCCTGAGACAGTTCCACTACCCAACGTGCCCTCAATATCTTTGCCTTCAAAGCCGG ctaagaagaaagaagaagaagaggatgatgaTATGAAAGAGTTAGAAGCCTGGGCCGAGAACATGTAG